The Methanosphaera sp. BMS genome contains a region encoding:
- a CDS encoding McrB family protein: MDNQYDLLANRIRTYLDENNLGDFSIDNFEEKYKFFYDMFSPEILENLDGKEARDRIFMHDGDRNNLCYLIEASPEYRSFCGGIRGGTAYKFSLFKKESGQWATGSSKKNKILSDDESIEIATRIRDAMVDGANYIRNTALNTVEDYVKLGKKLEEIFSNCPVKPTNSWIHKYYSIIFPEYIPICHKDEMKKDMIRKFSLEPLNDFWANDGQLYLLSKKSGIKFYSLFDESIVSLFYKWENHMWTDKFDKRNLVGKNFIKYWAFTPGILANRADLCYDNSLMAMGWNYLGDLNQYEDNFDVAIADIIKKNEKLKMKPTSALRSLHGIYKDIKAGDIICIRRGLTTIIAVGRVTEESKYFYDETIDNSTEDPFYQLRDGINWYRLEEEYKLKNSKFLRDTLYEITDKRIINTIRQFEDKIPQEKIPEQQIVTDNSLSRNIIYFGAPGTGKSYTLNKDRKKLILNDDNYERVTFHPDYSYAHFVGSYKPVSSENGISYDYVPGPFMRTLVKAYRNPGENYLLIIEEINRANVAAVFGDVFQLLDRDKTGSSRYPIEASEDIKKYMEMELDENYKKIMIPSNMFIWATMNSADQGVFPMDTAFKRRWKFKYFGIDNNEDLITDMTVNLNGNEISWNELRKAINEELLNYKINEDKLIGPFFAFDEYVGENIPIDEFKETFKNKILMYLFEDVARSKRNILFSGVGNKGNYIYSRICDEFDRKGVEIFCNNITEQFIDDNGD; the protein is encoded by the coding sequence ATGGATAATCAATATGATTTACTTGCTAACAGAATTAGAACTTATTTGGATGAAAACAATCTGGGGGATTTTTCAATAGATAACTTTGAAGAAAAATATAAATTCTTCTATGACATGTTTTCTCCGGAAATATTGGAAAACTTGGATGGCAAAGAGGCACGTGATAGAATATTTATGCATGATGGTGATAGAAATAATTTATGTTATCTTATAGAGGCATCTCCTGAATATCGTAGTTTTTGTGGGGGTATTCGTGGCGGAACTGCATATAAGTTTAGCTTGTTTAAAAAGGAAAGTGGCCAATGGGCAACTGGTTCTTCTAAAAAGAATAAAATACTTAGTGATGATGAATCTATTGAGATAGCTACACGTATACGTGATGCAATGGTTGATGGTGCTAATTACATAAGGAATACTGCATTGAATACGGTTGAGGATTATGTTAAGTTAGGTAAAAAATTAGAGGAAATCTTCAGTAATTGTCCTGTTAAGCCTACTAATTCATGGATTCACAAGTATTATTCCATTATTTTCCCAGAATATATACCTATATGTCATAAGGATGAAATGAAGAAGGATATGATTAGAAAATTTTCCTTAGAACCTTTAAATGATTTTTGGGCAAATGATGGACAGTTATATTTATTATCCAAAAAATCTGGAATAAAGTTTTATTCCTTATTTGATGAATCCATAGTAAGTTTGTTTTATAAGTGGGAAAATCATATGTGGACCGATAAATTTGATAAACGTAATTTGGTTGGAAAAAACTTTATTAAGTACTGGGCTTTTACTCCAGGTATATTGGCTAATAGGGCCGATTTATGCTATGATAATTCGCTCATGGCTATGGGATGGAATTATCTTGGGGACTTAAACCAATATGAAGATAATTTTGATGTTGCTATCGCAGATATAATAAAGAAGAATGAAAAGTTAAAGATGAAACCTACCTCAGCATTAAGATCATTACATGGTATTTATAAAGATATTAAAGCAGGGGATATCATTTGCATAAGAAGAGGATTAACTACTATCATTGCAGTTGGTCGAGTAACAGAAGAATCAAAATATTTCTATGATGAAACAATTGATAATTCCACAGAGGATCCTTTTTATCAGTTAAGAGATGGAATTAATTGGTATAGACTTGAAGAGGAATATAAACTGAAAAATTCTAAATTTCTAAGGGATACATTATATGAAATAACTGATAAAAGAATCATCAATACTATCCGTCAATTTGAGGATAAAATTCCACAAGAAAAGATTCCAGAACAACAAATCGTCACAGATAACTCTTTAAGTAGAAACATAATATACTTTGGAGCACCAGGTACAGGAAAAAGTTATACATTAAATAAGGATAGAAAAAAGCTTATTTTAAATGATGACAATTATGAAAGAGTAACATTCCATCCTGATTATTCTTATGCACACTTTGTTGGTTCATATAAACCAGTATCATCAGAAAATGGTATATCCTATGACTATGTTCCCGGTCCTTTCATGAGAACACTTGTTAAAGCTTATCGAAATCCTGGTGAAAATTATCTATTGATAATTGAAGAGATAAATCGTGCCAATGTTGCAGCAGTATTTGGGGATGTATTCCAATTATTAGATCGTGACAAGACGGGCTCTTCACGTTATCCAATTGAAGCATCAGAAGATATTAAAAAATATATGGAGATGGAGTTAGATGAAAATTATAAGAAAATTATGATACCCTCCAATATGTTTATATGGGCAACAATGAACAGTGCTGATCAGGGAGTATTTCCTATGGACACTGCATTTAAGAGAAGATGGAAATTCAAGTATTTTGGTATAGATAATAATGAGGATTTAATAACGGACATGACTGTAAATTTAAACGGTAATGAAATTTCATGGAATGAGTTAAGAAAAGCAATCAACGAGGAATTGCTAAATTATAAGATTAATGAAGATAAGTTGATTGGTCCATTCTTTGCCTTTGATGAATATGTGGGGGAAAACATACCTATAGATGAGTTTAAGGAAACATTTAAGAATAAGATTTTAATGTATCTATTTGAGGATGTTGCACGATCTAAGAGAAACATATTGTTTTCAGGAGTAGGTAATAAAGGTAACTATATCTATTCACGTATATGTGATGAGTTTGACCGAAAAGGTGTGGAGATTTTCTGTAACAATATTACTGAGCAGTTTATTGATGATAATGGAGATTAA
- a CDS encoding LlaJI family restriction endonuclease: MDSVYVRQLQHYSIGYLNDLLGEDIQEKLSYHSIVKYDAGTGQYQFHYVGVIIVDDMVINCFPKYIHDKQNIKDDFKQVINVIKKYEASNEDVSYDDIEIENISFNLLPMMLFFIEDYYENGVYTRIRNILEENGDGEIDWDRTVNNNVAYLIEDKPFYTQLDTKYKINDLYDYFRMLHEYIITECSKYLEKRELLDLFDLTPVELSENSLEDFGQLDFILNRLQKELNIEFNTHKRKLLQVMYSYLSNKNIFNENDNLVLYGTTAYHDVWEKICKFVFNDKLNKKLSKLKLPTHLNEKYDADDELLNVIKRPVWMLNDKAPRESDTFIPDIVTIKDDKFTILDAKYYDLKLDDVITGQPGLESITKQYLYELAFKEFIQDHGFKTIKNAFLFPTQKTDISNEGKVTLEILNSLGLEDIQIIMLPVHLMYECYLKNHKLNISTLKLD; the protein is encoded by the coding sequence ATGGATTCAGTCTATGTTAGACAATTGCAACATTACTCAATAGGATACCTAAATGATTTGTTGGGTGAAGACATTCAAGAAAAGCTGTCTTATCATAGCATTGTCAAATATGATGCAGGTACAGGCCAATATCAGTTCCATTATGTGGGTGTAATTATAGTGGATGATATGGTCATAAATTGTTTTCCAAAGTACATTCATGACAAGCAAAATATAAAAGATGATTTTAAACAGGTAATAAATGTCATTAAAAAATATGAAGCATCAAATGAAGATGTGAGCTATGATGATATTGAAATAGAAAATATTTCATTCAACCTACTTCCAATGATGCTATTTTTCATTGAGGATTATTATGAAAATGGTGTATACACGAGAATTCGTAACATACTTGAAGAAAATGGAGATGGAGAAATTGATTGGGATAGGACAGTAAATAATAATGTGGCATATTTAATAGAAGACAAGCCTTTTTACACCCAGCTTGATACTAAATATAAAATCAATGATTTGTATGACTATTTCAGAATGTTACATGAATATATCATAACAGAATGTTCCAAGTATCTTGAAAAAAGAGAATTATTGGATTTATTTGATTTAACACCAGTTGAGCTTAGTGAAAATTCACTTGAAGATTTTGGACAATTGGATTTCATATTAAACAGGTTACAAAAAGAGTTAAATATTGAATTTAATACACATAAACGAAAATTATTACAGGTAATGTATTCATACCTATCAAACAAAAATATCTTTAATGAAAATGACAATCTAGTCTTGTATGGTACAACAGCATATCATGATGTATGGGAAAAAATATGCAAATTCGTATTTAATGATAAATTAAACAAAAAACTATCTAAATTAAAATTACCAACACATTTAAATGAAAAATATGATGCTGATGATGAATTATTAAATGTCATAAAAAGACCTGTTTGGATGTTAAATGATAAAGCTCCCAGAGAAAGTGACACATTCATCCCAGATATTGTAACAATTAAAGATGATAAGTTTACCATATTGGATGCAAAATATTATGATTTAAAACTAGATGATGTAATTACAGGTCAACCCGGACTAGAATCTATAACTAAACAATACCTATATGAACTAGCCTTTAAGGAATTTATACAAGATCATGGATTTAAAACAATAAAAAATGCCTTTTTATTTCCAACACAAAAAACAGATATATCTAATGAGGGAAAAGTAACACTGGAAATATTAAATTCCCTTGGATTAGAAGATATTCAGATAATAATGTTACCTGTACATTTAATGTATGAATGTTATCTAAAAAATCATAAACTTAACATTTCTACTTTAAAATTAGATTAA
- a CDS encoding helix-turn-helix domain-containing protein, producing MAGKSKINVLNVTSKSKLDEAISEYVTAHRYYQRLIAMRIIAEGNTIQHAANIIGVKYQTVHGWAKKCEAEGIEGLIPNFGGGRPSKLSQYQLKELDEKIQNSPRMNIKMLKKLIEEEYKVKYTYKQVWVIARKLGYSYVKIYPKFSQSPEDAEYQLKKT from the coding sequence ATGGCAGGAAAAAGTAAAATTAATGTTCTGAACGTTACATCTAAATCAAAACTCGATGAAGCTATTAGTGAATATGTTACAGCTCACAGATATTATCAAAGATTAATTGCTATGAGAATAATTGCTGAAGGCAATACTATTCAACATGCAGCAAATATTATCGGAGTTAAATATCAAACAGTTCATGGTTGGGCAAAAAAATGTGAAGCTGAAGGTATTGAAGGATTAATACCTAACTTTGGTGGTGGTAGGCCTTCAAAATTATCACAATATCAACTAAAAGAATTAGATGAAAAAATTCAAAACAGCCCTAGAATGAATATAAAAATGCTTAAAAAGCTCATAGAAGAAGAATATAAAGTTAAATATACTTATAAACAAGTATGGGTTATTGCAAGAAAATTGGGCTATTCTTATGTTAAAATTTATCCAAAATTCTCACAATCACCAGAAGATGCTGAATATCAGTTAAAAAAAACTTAA
- a CDS encoding transposase produces the protein MEHVKIVNGNKITSNLVGGQAINGNSVLCLTKSSTAPEIAISFMEIRLSNITNKSTYNKLDQILDEVTDIDDIINDLIIEDNLSTKDFIAKIKRSLKRNKNDSTEKLADKIRKNCKNQLLNNITKRRNKHKKIIEVLLNESKIKKELKSEKPIKLILDNFKPHSSKFISRICKILNIDLIFLPTRSPHLNPIEQVWRLIKAEIRMLYIQNQAHLEQVIMKVFPEKVNEISTDKWVESYIK, from the coding sequence ATGGAACATGTCAAAATAGTAAATGGTAACAAAATCACGTCAAACTTAGTTGGTGGACAAGCAATAAATGGAAATTCCGTACTATGTTTAACCAAATCTTCAACAGCACCAGAAATAGCAATATCATTCATGGAAATCAGATTATCAAACATTACCAACAAATCAACCTACAATAAATTAGATCAAATACTAGACGAAGTAACGGATATAGACGACATAATAAATGATTTAATAATCGAAGACAACTTATCTACAAAGGATTTTATAGCAAAAATAAAAAGATCATTAAAACGAAACAAAAATGATTCAACTGAAAAATTAGCTGATAAAATCAGAAAAAACTGTAAAAACCAACTATTAAACAACATAACAAAACGCAGAAATAAACATAAAAAGATCATAGAAGTATTATTAAATGAATCAAAAATTAAAAAAGAATTAAAATCTGAAAAACCAATTAAATTAATTTTAGATAATTTTAAACCACATAGCTCCAAATTCATATCTAGAATTTGCAAAATATTAAATATTGATCTTATATTTTTACCAACAAGATCACCTCATTTAAATCCAATAGAACAAGTTTGGAGACTAATTAAAGCAGAAATCAGAATGTTATATATTCAAAATCAAGCTCACTTAGAACAAGTAATCATGAAAGTTTTTCCTGAAAAAGTAAATGAAATCTCAACTGACAAATGGG